ATCCGACAATGGTGCCATGATGGGCATCGTCGTCGCCGCTTGTCCACTTCCCGATGGAATGAAGAAATTCGTAATCAATTGCACGGCGTACATCCCGATGACGGCAAAGAACGTCGGTAAATGTCCTACGGCATTTGATAAGCCGTAAATGACCGTATCGATAACACGTCCTTCTTCGAGAATGACGACAATCGCACGAGCAAATCCAACAATCAACGCGCCGAACGTTACGGCTTTTGCGCCGTCAATCAAACTCTCGAACGTACCGTTCACACCAAGCGTAACGATTCCCGCAATCATCCCGATGATCAAGAAGGATGCGGTTAATTCCGTCAAATACCAGCCCCACTCAAAGATTCCGATCACATTGAGCGTGATCCCACCGATTAAAACCAGTAAGACGAAAGCATGACGTTTCGAAAAGCGCGAAATCGTCGTCGCTGCTTCTTCCGAACGACGTTGTTCTAGATCATAAACAAGACTGCGCGCCGGATCATGTTTGACTTTCCGTGCGTAGTTCATGACATAAAGAATTGTCACCGCTAAAAATACGATATACACAGCCGTTCGATACCCAAGACCACTAAAGAGCGGTACTTCCGCAATTGATTGAGCGACACCTACCGTAAACGGATTCAACATCCCGCCGGCAAAACCAACCGCCGCCCCTAGACTGACAATCGCGGCTCCTGTCATCGCATCATATCCAAGGGCACGCGCTAACATGATCCCAATCGGCACGAAGATGATCGTTTCCTCTGCCATACCAATCGTTGCTCCGGCAATCGAAAAGACGAACATCGTCATCGGAATCATGATGTGCCCTTTTTGACCAAATCGACGGATTAATTGATTGATTCCCGCTTCAATAGCACCGGTTTGACGAATGATACCGAAGACACCGCCAACTAAGAAAATGTAAAAAATGATCGCAGCACCCGCTTCCATGCCTTGCGGAATTGCTTCAAATAAACCAAAGAGATTGACAGGCGCAGACTCTACCGCGCGATATGTACCATCGATGACGACAGTCTGTCCATCTTGCTTTTCACGATCGAATTATCCTGCTGGAAGTGTATACGTCAAGATGACTGAGATGATGAGAATTGCCATGATAATGGCGTATGTATGAGGCATCTTGAAGAATGATCGCTTCGACCCTGGTGCATTCGTTCGTTCATTCATGATAAAAGCCTCCTTTTTGTGTCTTTATAAGAATAATGCCCTAATCAGGGAAAAACTAACAGTTTCAATGAAATGTCATATGATTGTAAAAGAAAAGTGGAATACTGCTAACTTAAAGTTTCGTTAAAAGTAGAGGCTTTGATCAACCGTGTCGCATGAAATAAAAAAGGAAGGTATTCTAGGCCATGAACCCCGAATACCTTCCTTATGTGTTACGTCAATCTCTTATGATTATGCTTGGAACGATTGAACGTCTAATGGTTTAGCAAGAGCCGTTTGAGCAAACGCAACGAATTGTCCGAAATGGGCACTCGTGTTGTGTGCTTCAATTGCAGCTTGGTCTTCCCATTTTTCAATCATCATGAAGACATTTTCGTCTTCTGTGCTTTGGAACAAGTCATAGCTGATGTTACCTGCTTCAGCACGTGATCCTGCCACTAGTGTTTTAGTTGCTTCTAAAAATTCTTCTCGTTTTGCGGGTTGTACTTCTAATTTTGCTTCGATGGCGATCATCGGAAAGCCTCCTTTGTAATTTCGTTAACTTAAGCATCTTAGCACCTCCGAATTCGTTACGCCATAAAGATGCTCGGACGATTGATGATATTTAATTACGGGTAATTACAGATGTAATTATTACTTTGTGCCACATCAGAGAAAGGAGCAACGAAGATGCGCGTTGAGGTATTTTATTTTGAGGATGACGGTCACATTCCGAACAACCCGACATTCCCGGTGTTGATTTATCGGCATGCATTTGAAGAGCCATCACACATCAAACAGACCTTCCATGCACATGACTGGCGTAACAGCTGGGTGGATGGCATTTTTGACTTTCATCATTATCATAGTATCGCCCATGAAGTGATCGGTATTCTCGAAGGGCATGCAACCGTTCAGCTGGGTGGTCCGCTCGGTAAGACCTTCACTTTGACGAGTGGCGATGTTCTCTTACTTCCTGCCGGTACGGGCCATAAAGCACTTGATACAAGTCGACACTTTCGAGTAATCGGTGCCTATCCGGATGGTCAAGATTACGACACCCTGACAGGTCAAACAAGTGAACGCCCGGAAAATCTTCAACGTATTCGTCAGGTGAGGCGTCCTACTCAAGATCCTGTATTCGGTGATCACGGTCCCTTGTTTGAACATTGGTGACGTCTCCTTCTCTTGAAGAAGACGTTTTTGTTCCGAGTTCGCGTGGTAAACCCTACTATTGTCTCTCTACTAAAGGAGGAAGAACGATGAACGAAACAGAAAAGACGTTGATACTCGCTGCATTAAAGCAAAAAACGGTGACGCTTCCCGATCAGACGCACGTTCGGGCACTCGGACAAGGTACATGGCGCATGGGGGAAGAGTCGGAGAAGCATGAGGCTGAAATCGAAGCGCTCCTTGTCGGTCTCGACAGTGGGATGGAACTCATCGATACGGCAGAGATGTATGGAGAAGGTGCTTCTGAAGAATTGATTCGTGACGCGATCGCTGATCGACGAGAAGAAGTCTTTCTCGTCTCGAAAGTCTACCCGCATCACGCTGGTGGGGAAGCGTTAAAAAAAGCTTGTTCCGAATCGCTTGAACGCCTCGGTACGGATTATCTTGATCTCTATCTTCTTCATTGGCGTGGTGACATTCCACTTGAAGAAACCGTCGAAGGACTGGAAGCTTTAAAACAGGAAGGCAAGATTCGCCGTTGGGGTGTATCAAACTTTGACGTATCAGACATGAAAGAACTGTTGGCACTGCCAAACGGTGATCAATGCGCTGTCAATCAGGTACTCTATCATCTCGGATCACGCGGAATCGAGTATGAATTGCTACCGTTACTACGCGAACATGGTATTCCAGTAATGGCGTATTGCCCACTAGCTGAAGGTGGTTCACTACGCGATCAACTCCTGAATCATCCAACCGTTGAGGAACTCGCTGAGACACATGGTGTTGAACCGGCACAGATTTTACTTGCTTGGGCGATGCGTGAAGGTGACGTCATCGCAATTCCTAAAGCAGGACAAGCACATCATGTCGAAGCCAACGGTCGCGCCGCGCTCCTGAATTTGACAGAGGAAGAGCTGGTTGCACTTGATCAAGCATTCCCAGCACCAACAAAAAAAGAACCACTCGATATCGTTTAAGGAGGTCATTTTCATGACAAAACATGTTCAACTCGGTCAATCTAAATTATTCGTTCACCCCATCGGTCTCGGTACGAATGCTGTCGGTGGACACAACTTGTATCCAAATCTCGATGAGCAAGCCGGACGCGATCTCGTCCGTGTCGCTTTGAAGCAAGGAATCAATTTCCTCGACACAGCTTTCATCTACGGACCAGAACGTTCGGAGGAACTCGTCGGTGAGGTCTGGAACGACACAGTCGCTCGAGAAGATGTCGTGCTCGCGACGAAAGGTGCGCATCAGTTCGTTGACGGAAACGTCGTCATGAACAATTCACCAGACTTTCTCCGTCAATCGGTCGAAGAGAGTTTAAAACGTCTTCAGACAGACTATATCGATTTGTATTACATTCATTTTCCGGATGAATCGACACCAAAGGACGAAGCCGTCGCAGCACTTGCTGAACTGAAAAAAGAAGGAAAGATTCGCGCAATCGGTGTCTCGAATTTCTCACTCGAACAACTGAAGGAAGCGAATAAAGACGGACACGTCGACGTCTATCAAGGAGAATACAACCTATTCAAACGGGATGCGGAAAAAGAGTTACTCCCGTACATCGTTGAGAACGGTATGTCCTTCGTCCCGTACTTCCCACTCGCTGCTGGATTATTGGCAGGGAAATATACGAAAGAGACGACATTTGACGATTTACGAAAAAACGATCCCTTGTTCCAAAAAGATGTCTTCGAACAAAACCTCGCAAAAGTCGAT
This region of Exiguobacterium acetylicum DSM 20416 genomic DNA includes:
- a CDS encoding aldo/keto reductase; the encoded protein is MNETEKTLILAALKQKTVTLPDQTHVRALGQGTWRMGEESEKHEAEIEALLVGLDSGMELIDTAEMYGEGASEELIRDAIADRREEVFLVSKVYPHHAGGEALKKACSESLERLGTDYLDLYLLHWRGDIPLEETVEGLEALKQEGKIRRWGVSNFDVSDMKELLALPNGDQCAVNQVLYHLGSRGIEYELLPLLREHGIPVMAYCPLAEGGSLRDQLLNHPTVEELAETHGVEPAQILLAWAMREGDVIAIPKAGQAHHVEANGRAALLNLTEEELVALDQAFPAPTKKEPLDIV
- a CDS encoding putative quinol monooxygenase, whose protein sequence is MIAIEAKLEVQPAKREEFLEATKTLVAGSRAEAGNISYDLFQSTEDENVFMMIEKWEDQAAIEAHNTSAHFGQFVAFAQTALAKPLDVQSFQA
- a CDS encoding aldo/keto reductase; the protein is MTKHVQLGQSKLFVHPIGLGTNAVGGHNLYPNLDEQAGRDLVRVALKQGINFLDTAFIYGPERSEELVGEVWNDTVAREDVVLATKGAHQFVDGNVVMNNSPDFLRQSVEESLKRLQTDYIDLYYIHFPDESTPKDEAVAALAELKKEGKIRAIGVSNFSLEQLKEANKDGHVDVYQGEYNLFKRDAEKELLPYIVENGMSFVPYFPLAAGLLAGKYTKETTFDDLRKNDPLFQKDVFEQNLAKVDQLRPIAEAHDAEVAHIVLAWYLAQDGIDAIIPGAKRPDQVTDTLRTLDVQLSQEDIEKIDQIFS
- a CDS encoding cupin domain-containing protein, producing MRVEVFYFEDDGHIPNNPTFPVLIYRHAFEEPSHIKQTFHAHDWRNSWVDGIFDFHHYHSIAHEVIGILEGHATVQLGGPLGKTFTLTSGDVLLLPAGTGHKALDTSRHFRVIGAYPDGQDYDTLTGQTSERPENLQRIRQVRRPTQDPVFGDHGPLFEHW